In the genome of Dermatobacter hominis, the window GTCGACGCGCGCCCGGACCGGGGGCAGGTCGATGCCGTACTGCTCGTGCTCGTTCCGCTGCCACCCGGCACCGAGGCCGAGGACCAGCCGACCCGCGCCCCCGGGAGCGGCGCTCGCGGTCGCGCTGAGGTGGTCGACGGTCGCGGCCCACTTCGCCACCACCGCCGGGTGCCGGTAGGTGGCGCCGAGGACGAGCGGGCCGATCCGGACGCGACGGGTGGCGGTTGCGAGGGCGGCGACCACTGCCGTGGCCTCGAGCGTCGGGTCCTCGGGCGCACCGAAACCCCCGCCGTCGCCCATGAAGTGGTCCGCGACCCACACGCCGTCCCACCCCGTGTCGTCCGCGTGCCGGGCGACGGCGAGCACGTCGACGGCGGGTTGCATGAGGTTCGGCCAGACGGAGAAGCGCACAACCCTGATCCTGCCAGCGATCGGCGGCGGAACCCGGCGCCTCAGCGCTCGACGCGGGCGACGAGCGCCTTGAGGTAGGCGCCCTCGGAGAACCCGACGGGGTGGTCGACCGGCTGGCCGGTCTGGCGCACGACGACCAGGTCGGCACCGGCGCGGGGTGCGGCCCGGATGGCGGTCGAGACCAGGTCGTCGGCGGTGATGCGACTGGAGCACGACGCCTGGACGAGCGTGCCGCCGGGGCGGACCAGCCACACGGCGAGCTCCGTGAGCCGCCCGTAGGCCCGGAGCGCCCCGGTGACGTCGCGACGCCGTGACGCGAACGACGGCGGGTCCACCACGACCAGGTCGTAGGTCTCGCCGGCCCGCCCGAGGGCGTCCATGACCTCGAAGGCGTCGCCGACCGTGCCACGGTGGCGGGCCCGCGCCACGGTCGCACGGTCCCGGTTCAGCGCGAGGTGGCGTTCGGTGTCGGCCACCGCGTGGGGGCTCAGGTCGACGCTGTGGACCGACTCGGCGCCCCCCGCCGCGGCGTGGACGGTGAACCCGCCGCCGCAGCAGAAGACGTCGAGCACCCGGGCGCCCCGGGCCATCGACCCGACGAGGACCCGGTTGTCGCGCTGGTCGAGGAACCACCCGGTCTTCTGGCCGTGGCGGAGGTCGGCGGTGAAGCGCAGGCCGCGCTCGAGGAACTCGACTCGTTCGAGGACCTCGGCGCGCTCGAGGTCGGGCTCCCCGGCGGCCCCGGCCCGCAGCACCACGCCGTCGTCGAGGCCCTCGGGCCTCGGCCCGCGGGCGACCGAGCGCGAGAGGCGGAGGACGACGGGCCCGACGGCGGGGACGACGCCCTCCGCAGCGACGGCGTCCAGCGCGGCGACGAGGTCGTCGAGGTGCGGGAACCACGCCGACGAGTACAGCTTCAGGACCGCGGCGCGCGGGCCGGACGCCGGGCCGTAGAGGTCGATGACGACGCCGGGGAGCCGATCGTTCTCGCCGTGGACGAGGCGCAGCGCGGTCGTGTCGGCGCGATCGAGCAGGGGCCGCCGGAGCGTGGCGGCGTCGCGCAGGCGGTCGCGCCAGAGCGCCGGACCGACCTCGGCGCGCTCTCCCGCCGCCAGCACCTTGATGCGGATCGGTGAGGCCGGGTCCCACAGGCCGACCGCGGCGAAGCGCCGGCGGTCGTCGAACACGACCGCGACGTCCCCCGGGTCGCCGGTCCCGTCGCCGTGACGACCGCCGCGGACGGACTCGAGCGACCCGTCGAACACCCACGGGTGGCCGCGGCGGACGTGGCGGAGCGCGTCGGGGTGCAGCCGCACGGCCAGCGCGGGCGCCGACGCCGGAGGCGTGCGGTCGTCACCGTCGTCCGGATCGACCGTCACAGGAACGCCCGGATGGCCGCGGCGGACGCGGACCGGTAGCCGCCGCCGAACTTGATGGCGTGGACGACCAGCGGTGCGACCTGGTGGAGCGGCACCCGGTCCCGCCAGCCGGCCCCGAGGGGCTCGGCCTCGTCGTAGGCGGCGACGCAGGCCTCGCCGAACCCGCCGAACAGCGCCATCATCGCCAGGTCGAACTCGCGGTGCCCGCCGTGGGCGGCCGGGTCGATCAGCCAGCTCCGACCGTCGGCGTCGACCAGCCGGTTCCCCGCCCACAGGTCTCCGTGGAGCCGGGACGGCGGCTCGACCGGGACGCCGAGGACGTCGAGCCGCCCGGCCAGCCGCTCCAGGTCGGCGACCACGTCGTCGGCGAGCGCCCGCCCGTCCCGGGCCAGCCGGGCCAACGGCAGGAGCCGCTGGGTGGCGTAGAACTCGGCCCACGTCGCGCACGGCTCGTTCGGCAGACCCCGGCTGCCGGTGGTGCGCCGGTCCTCGCGACCGAAGGACGACGCGCCGGCCCGGTGCAGGGCCGCGAGCTGCCGGCCGAGCTCGGCCTCCGTGTCGCCGTCGCCGGCGCGGGCGACGACGCCGCGCCCCACGTGGACCCACTCGAGCACGAGGCGGGCCGGACCGCCATCGACGCCGTGTCCCTCGTCGCCGTCGGACACGGCCAGGACCTCGGGCACCGCCACCGCTGCTGCGTTGCGCAGCCATCGCAGGCCGAGCGCCTCGGTGGTGAAGAACCCCGGCGGCGGCGAGGCGTGCGTCTTGGCGAACACCGTGCGACCGTCGACCAGGTCGATCCGCACCGACTCGGCGACGTCACCGCCCCCGAGCCGCGCCACCGACGTCGGCTCGGCCCCGAGGTCCCGCCCGACCGCGTCGACCAGCTCGCCGACGAGCGTCACCGGGCGCGCCCGGTCACTCCGGCGGGAGCGACTGCTGGGTGTCCATCATGTCGGTCATCACCATGCGGATGAACTCGTCGGCCTCGTCGGTCATGCCGCCGGCGACGCCGCCGTAGATGGCACCGCTGGCCGCACCCTCGCCCCGGGCCGTCGCCTCCTTCGCCCACTCGACGGCGTCGGCGAGGTCGGTCGCGAACGCCTCGGTGACGCCGGGCAGCGTCTGGGGCCGGGTCACGGCGATGTGGATCGCGTTCGGGTACTGCTGGCCGTTGAACCGCCAGCCCCGCTGCCGCATGAAGTCGTTGACGAGGTAGATGTCGAACTCGTCGGACGTGAAGCTCAGGACGAACGTCGGCTCCCCCATCAGGCGCAGCTCCGGGTGGCTCAGGATCGCGGCCTTCATCTCGGCCGCGGCGTCGAAGATCTGCTGCGCGTAGCGGCGGTAGCCCTCGCGGCCGAGGTGGACCATCGACGCCCACGTCGCGGCCAGCAGGCCCCCGGAGCGGGAGCCGTCCATGCCCGGCGAGCAGTACTTGCCGCCGCTCCAGTCGGTGCGGAAGAAGTACTGGCTGTTGCGCAGCGCCGTGTCGCGGAACAGGCACACCGACGTGCCCTTCACCGAGTAGCCGTACTTGTGGGTGTCGGCCGAGATCGTGGTCACCCCGGGGAGGCGGAAGTCGAACACCGGGATGCCCTCGACGCCGAGCTCCTGGCCGAACGGGAGGATGAACCCGCCGAGGCAGCCGTCGACGTGCAGGCCGACGCCCCGCTCGACCGCGAGGTCCGACAGCGCGGCGATGTCGTCGATCGTGCCGTACGGGTAGTTGCCGGCTGAGCCCAGGATGGCGATCGTGTCGTCGTCGATCAGGTCCGCCACCGCTGCGACGTCGACCTTGGTGGTCACCGGGTCGACGGGCGCGACCCGCAGCTCCACCCCGAAGAGGTGGCAGGCCTTGTCGAACGCCGGGTGGCCCGTCTCGGGCTTCACGAAGTTGGGCTGCACGATGCCCCGGGTCTGGCGGGCGTGGTCCCGGTACGACAGCACGGCGTGGGCGATGGAACCGGTCCCGCCGCTCGTCACCATGCCGGCGGGCCGGCCGTCGGTCACGGCCTCGGCGTGGAAGAGGTCGAGCGCCATGGCGATGATCTCGCCCTCGAACCGCGTGGCGCTCGGGCACATGTCGCGCTGGAGCACGTTCACGTGGGCGAAGAGGCCGAAGGCCTGCGTGAGGAAGTCGTAGTGCGTGTGGTCGCCGCAGTACATCGTCCCGGAGACCTTGCCGGTCTCCCAGAACGCGTCCTCCTCCTTCGCCATCTGGCCGAGCTCGTCGAGGATGTCCTCACGGCTGCGGCCGGTCTGCGGCAGCGTGCGGTTGACCGGGAACCGCTCGGCGTAGGGGAAGTCGCTGCTGCTCATCGTGCTCCTCGGCGTGTCGGATCGTCGGGGGCGACCCTCGGCCGCCACCGCTCGGGTGCCATTCGATCAGCAGGCCCGGCAGCGGTCCAGCCGCCGGCGCCTCGGCCGGGCACCGACTCCCGGCGGTCGAGCAGGTCGTCGCGGACGGTCGGGCCCGCGGCGGCGATGCGGTCCGCCGGGGTCATCGCCCGATCGTCGCACGCTCGGCCACACTGTCGCCGTGACCGACGAGCCCGGAGCCCCCCTGCCCGACATCGACCCGGCGCAGTTCTTCGAGGTCGACCTGCGCGTCGGGCGGGTGCTCGAGGTCCGGCCCTTCCCCGAGGCCCGCGCTCCCGCCTACCAGCTCGCCGTCGACTTCGGGCCCGCGCTCGGCACGCTCGAGACCTCGGCCCAGGTGACGAACTACGAGCCCGACGAGCTCGTCGGCCGCCTCGTCGTCGGCGCCGTCAACCTGGGCGTGCGCCGCATCGCGGGGTTCAGGAGCCGCTTCCTGGTGCTCGGTGCGGTCGAGGCCGACGGTGCGGTGCGGCTGCTGCGCCCCGACGGCGACCCGCCGCCGGGCACGCGCGTCGCCTGACCCCTGCCGACCCGCCCGGAGCCCGCCGCCCGGAGCCGGTCCGCACCCCCTTTGGCGGCGGTTTCCGTCGTGTGGCGACCGAAACCGGTGCCGAAGCGGGGGGAACGCTCGCGGGGACAGCGGTTCAGGTGCCGGTGAGCGACTGCACGACGGGGGCGAAGGCCCTCGCCTCGGCGCCCGGCACGACCGTGTACGAGTAGCCCCAGCGCTCGCGGCGCTCCCGCAACCGGTCCCCGACCTCGGCCTCGCTGCCGATGAGCGCGAGCGGCGAGGCCAGCACCTCCTCGGGGCGGGCGGAGAACAGCTCGGCGACCAGGGCGGCGACGCCCTCGGTGTCGTCGGTGATCTGGGCGACCGACAGCCACGCGTTGAGCTCCAGGTCGTCGAAGCGGTCGCCGGCCGCCTCGCGCACGCGGGCCACCTTCTCGTCGATGCGCTCCGGGAGCGCGTCGTGCGCGGCCTCGGTGTCGATCTCGCCCGAGTGGATCGACGCGTTCACACCGACGATGTCCGCGTGGCGCGCCGCGAAGCCGAGCACCCGGCGGGCGCCCCCGCCGATGAGGATGGGCGGGCCGCCCGTCGAGTGCGGCGCCGGCGTCCCCTCCAGGTCGGTGATCGTGTAGTGCTCGCCGTGGAAGGTGAACGGGCCGCCGGCGAACAGCCCCTTGAGCACCGCGGTGTGCTCGATCATCCGGTCGACCCGGACGCCGGGGCGGTCCATCGGGATGCCCGTCTTGTCGTAGTCGGTGCGCTTCCACCCGGCGCCGAGCCCCACCTCGAGCCGGCCCTCGGAGAGCACGTCGAGCGTGGCGAGCTCGCGGTGGACCACCGCGGGGTGGCGGTAGTCGCAGTCGAGCACGAGCACCCCGATGCGCAGCGTCGACGTGACCGCCGCAGCCGCGCCGAGGGTCGCGAGCGGTCCCGGACCCTCGTCGAAGTGGTCGGGCAGGAACAGCGTCGAGTACCCGAGGTCCTCGAGCTCCTGGAACGACTCGATCCACGTCCGCCCCTCGAGCGGCTCGTGCAGCTCGGCGGCGAAGCGGAAGGTGCGTGGGTGGGCCACGGTGCCGATCTCCTGGTCGTCAGCGGAGCTGGTCGTCGAGGTGCTCGGCGGTCGACCCGCCCAGCTCCATCGCGTCCATGCCGAGCTTGCGGTGGTCCCACGATCGGGTCCGGGTCGGGTCGACCCTGACCGCCACGCGCTTCTGGAGCATGAACTCGACGAGCGGCTTCATCTCCTCGGTGTACGGGCCGTTGTAGCGCTCCCACACGCTGACGCCGACCTTCCAGAGCACGTCGGGGTCCTCGACGACCTCGGCCGTCCCGTCGATCGCGACCCCCCGGAGCTTGTCGTACGTCAGGCCGTCCTCGATCAGCAGGGTCACTCGCGGGTCGCGGCGGAGGTTCACGGCCTTCTGCGAGCGGGACTTCGTCTCGAACCAGATCTGGCCGTCGACCACGGCGTACCACATGGCCACGAGGTGCGGGCGGCCGTCGGCGCCGATCGTCGCGAGCGTGCACGTGCGGCTGTTCACGACGAACTCGTCGATCTCGGCCTCCGTCATCTCGACCTGGCTGCGCTGGTTCGATCCCACCCCGTCCCCCGGTTGCTCGGTCGGCGGCTGGGCGCCGCCACGGCGGGCGTCGCGCCCGATCGCCCCATCATGCCCCGTCTGCGGGAGCTCGCCGCCCGTTCCCGGCCGGCACCCAGCCAGGACCGTGAACATGGCCGACGTGACCACCACGAGCGTCCTCGCCCCGGCCGGAGCCGCCGGTGCAGGAAGCCCCCACCCGACCACGTCGGCGGCGACCGTCCCCGCCGGGACCGGGGCGGGGACGTCGAGGTGCGCGACCCGACGGCCGGGAGCTCGATGGCCGCGTCAGCCGACAGCCGCAGCCTCGTGGCGGGCGGCCCGCCGGGCGACCGGGCCGACGAGCCCGAGACCGGCGGCGGCGGCCAGGCCCGCGACGGCGAAGGCCACCTGGTAGCTGCCGAGCGCCACGATGATCCCGAGCAGCGCCGGCCCGAGGCCGTTGGCCAGGTCGAACGCGAGCGAGAACGTGCCGACGGCCTGGCCCCGCTCGGTCTCGGGCACGCTCGCGACCGTGGCGCTGAACAGCGCCGGGAACAGCAGCGACATGCCGATGGCCAGGGCGACGACGGCGAGCCAGATGCCGCCGACCCCGTGCCAGAGGCCGAGCACGAGCCCGCCGACGGCGAGGACCGCGAGCGCGGCCGACGAGGCGCGCGTCCAGCCGAGCCGGTCGGGCAGCTTGGCGCCGACCACGCGGATGGCGAGCACGAGGATGCCGTAGCCGAGCAGGAGCGGCGCCACGTCGTCGACGCCCACCTCGGGTCCGTAGAGCGCGATGAAGGTGGCGAAGCCGATGAACGGCAGCATGCCGAGCAGCAGGATCGACCCCGGGCCGACGGCGGCAGGGTGCAGGAGGCGGAAGGGCTGGGGCTCGCGGCGCACGTCCCGGGGCGTCCCCCATCCGAACAGGCAGGCGACGAGCCCGCAGCAGCCGGCGAAGATCCACACCGCGTGGAAGCCCGAGCTGTCGCGCAGGGTCTCGCCGATCAGCGGACCGAAGGCCAGGCCGGCGTAGAGCGACACCGAGAAGTACGAGGCGGCCTCGCCGCGGCGGTCGTCGGGTGCCATGTCCTGGATGGCGGTCGCGGCGCCGACCCACATGGCCGCCTCGCCCGCGCCGGTCAGGAGGCGCAGCAGGACCAGTCCGACGACGTTGGTGACCACCGTGTAGGCCAGCACCGAGAGGCCCATGACGAGCGAGCCCCCGATGACCAGGACGCGCCGGCCCCGGGTGTCGCCGATCCGGCCGGCGAAGGGCCGGAGCAGGGCGGCGGAGATCGCGAAGCTGCCCACCACGACACCGACCGCCACGCTGCTGCCGCCCAGCTCGTCCTCCACGTAGAGGGGCAGCGTGGGCAGGAGCGCACCGAGCGCCAGGAAGTAGGCGAAGGTCGCCAGCGTCACCATCGCGAACCCGACGCTGAACAGCGAGCCGCGGTCCTCGGGGGCGGTGGGGTCCTCGGGGGCGGTGAAATTCTCGGAGGCGGTGGGGTCCTCGGGGACGTCGAACTCGGGGTCGCCGGCGCCGGGCGCGGCGGAGGCGTCGGCGGGGGTGGTCACCGGCCGAACCTACCCCGCGCTCCTCCGGATGCCGAACGACGAGCGCCGCACCCGCCGACGCCGGATCAGCCGGCGTCGGGCGCCGGATCGGTGAGCCGTTCGGGGAACCCGAAGGCGGTGAACATCTCGGGGTACAGGAAGTTGTGGTGGGCGCTGATCCGGCCGTCGGCGACCTCGATCACCTGCATGCTCCACGGCTCCCACACCCCCGGCGAGGTCTGCCGGTACTGCGCGAAGCCCGCGCACCCGTTGAGCGCGATCGGCAGGAGCCGGCTGCCCCGGCACTTGCACCCGGGGCCGAGGTAGAAGTCGCGCATCTCGTCCCGGCCCTGGATCCACGTGTCCCACGGGGGCATCGACAGCACCGCGTCGTCGCGCAGCAGGGTGACCAGCTCGGCGATGTCGTAGCGCTCGAAG includes:
- a CDS encoding TIGR03621 family F420-dependent LLM class oxidoreductase, yielding MAHPRTFRFAAELHEPLEGRTWIESFQELEDLGYSTLFLPDHFDEGPGPLATLGAAAAVTSTLRIGVLVLDCDYRHPAVVHRELATLDVLSEGRLEVGLGAGWKRTDYDKTGIPMDRPGVRVDRMIEHTAVLKGLFAGGPFTFHGEHYTITDLEGTPAPHSTGGPPILIGGGARRVLGFAARHADIVGVNASIHSGEIDTEAAHDALPERIDEKVARVREAAGDRFDDLELNAWLSVAQITDDTEGVAALVAELFSARPEEVLASPLALIGSEAEVGDRLRERRERWGYSYTVVPGAEARAFAPVVQSLTGT
- a CDS encoding pyridoxal phosphate-dependent decarboxylase family protein produces the protein MSSSDFPYAERFPVNRTLPQTGRSREDILDELGQMAKEEDAFWETGKVSGTMYCGDHTHYDFLTQAFGLFAHVNVLQRDMCPSATRFEGEIIAMALDLFHAEAVTDGRPAGMVTSGGTGSIAHAVLSYRDHARQTRGIVQPNFVKPETGHPAFDKACHLFGVELRVAPVDPVTTKVDVAAVADLIDDDTIAILGSAGNYPYGTIDDIAALSDLAVERGVGLHVDGCLGGFILPFGQELGVEGIPVFDFRLPGVTTISADTHKYGYSVKGTSVCLFRDTALRNSQYFFRTDWSGGKYCSPGMDGSRSGGLLAATWASMVHLGREGYRRYAQQIFDAAAEMKAAILSHPELRLMGEPTFVLSFTSDEFDIYLVNDFMRQRGWRFNGQQYPNAIHIAVTRPQTLPGVTEAFATDLADAVEWAKEATARGEGAASGAIYGGVAGGMTDEADEFIRMVMTDMMDTQQSLPPE
- a CDS encoding tRNA-binding protein; translation: MTDEPGAPLPDIDPAQFFEVDLRVGRVLEVRPFPEARAPAYQLAVDFGPALGTLETSAQVTNYEPDELVGRLVVGAVNLGVRRIAGFRSRFLVLGAVEADGAVRLLRPDGDPPPGTRVA
- a CDS encoding MFS transporter, which codes for MTTPADASAAPGAGDPEFDVPEDPTASENFTAPEDPTAPEDRGSLFSVGFAMVTLATFAYFLALGALLPTLPLYVEDELGGSSVAVGVVVGSFAISAALLRPFAGRIGDTRGRRVLVIGGSLVMGLSVLAYTVVTNVVGLVLLRLLTGAGEAAMWVGAATAIQDMAPDDRRGEAASYFSVSLYAGLAFGPLIGETLRDSSGFHAVWIFAGCCGLVACLFGWGTPRDVRREPQPFRLLHPAAVGPGSILLLGMLPFIGFATFIALYGPEVGVDDVAPLLLGYGILVLAIRVVGAKLPDRLGWTRASSAALAVLAVGGLVLGLWHGVGGIWLAVVALAIGMSLLFPALFSATVASVPETERGQAVGTFSLAFDLANGLGPALLGIIVALGSYQVAFAVAGLAAAAGLGLVGPVARRAARHEAAAVG
- a CDS encoding class I SAM-dependent rRNA methyltransferase produces the protein MTVDPDDGDDRTPPASAPALAVRLHPDALRHVRRGHPWVFDGSLESVRGGRHGDGTGDPGDVAVVFDDRRRFAAVGLWDPASPIRIKVLAAGERAEVGPALWRDRLRDAATLRRPLLDRADTTALRLVHGENDRLPGVVIDLYGPASGPRAAVLKLYSSAWFPHLDDLVAALDAVAAEGVVPAVGPVVLRLSRSVARGPRPEGLDDGVVLRAGAAGEPDLERAEVLERVEFLERGLRFTADLRHGQKTGWFLDQRDNRVLVGSMARGARVLDVFCCGGGFTVHAAAGGAESVHSVDLSPHAVADTERHLALNRDRATVARARHRGTVGDAFEVMDALGRAGETYDLVVVDPPSFASRRRDVTGALRAYGRLTELAVWLVRPGGTLVQASCSSRITADDLVSTAIRAAPRAGADLVVVRQTGQPVDHPVGFSEGAYLKALVARVER
- a CDS encoding fructosamine kinase family protein: MTLVGELVDAVGRDLGAEPTSVARLGGGDVAESVRIDLVDGRTVFAKTHASPPPGFFTTEALGLRWLRNAAAVAVPEVLAVSDGDEGHGVDGGPARLVLEWVHVGRGVVARAGDGDTEAELGRQLAALHRAGASSFGREDRRTTGSRGLPNEPCATWAEFYATQRLLPLARLARDGRALADDVVADLERLAGRLDVLGVPVEPPSRLHGDLWAGNRLVDADGRSWLIDPAAHGGHREFDLAMMALFGGFGEACVAAYDEAEPLGAGWRDRVPLHQVAPLVVHAIKFGGGYRSASAAAIRAFL
- a CDS encoding pyridoxamine 5'-phosphate oxidase family protein, whose protein sequence is MGSNQRSQVEMTEAEIDEFVVNSRTCTLATIGADGRPHLVAMWYAVVDGQIWFETKSRSQKAVNLRRDPRVTLLIEDGLTYDKLRGVAIDGTAEVVEDPDVLWKVGVSVWERYNGPYTEEMKPLVEFMLQKRVAVRVDPTRTRSWDHRKLGMDAMELGGSTAEHLDDQLR